The sequence tttggttttgtgacgtggtgcattatcatgcaatagaAACAGCTGTTTCCCCTCGGGATATTCAGGTCTTACACGAACAATTCTTGACCATAAAtgtaaaacttgcaaatagTATCCTCCAGatgtaaaacttgtaaatagtatGCTCCATTAATAGTTTGATCTTCTGTAACAAATTCCTTGTGTACATtacccttggaatcgtagaacgtgatcaacattgttttgattcttgacttctgaaaacgcaatttctttgcttttggctcccctttcgtcttccattctgcagattgacgcttagtttcagggtcatatttgaagcaccatgttacgtcaccagttatgatcgaaTCAAGAAAATCTGGATCGTTTTCAGCTGTTGAAATTAAGTCTTTACAATGCTCTACATGAGCGAttttttgatcttcatttaattgGTGTAGAACAAAGCGTGCACAAATTCTTTTACCAAAATCGTCAGTTataattttccaaatagtaccagtagatgaatttaattcttcagccaacattcttacagtgaaatttccatcaacagcaatgatttcgcggactttttccaccaattcagcacgattacttgcttctggacgaccaggtttttcatcatcattcaaatcttcacgaccatttttaaatcagttaaaccaattatatacatttgaGCGAACTaaacaatcatcaccataaactttttgcatcaattcgtaCGTCACACTAAATGGTTTTCCAAGATTAAcacagaatttaaaatttgctcttTGCTCCATTGTATTTTTACGACACAAGCACGAAACATGCTGTCAATAAAAGGCGCGTAACTTTTTAACCTGCCAAACGATTTACATGAAGTTGGCTGCGGTTGAAAGCTGACGCTTGTACCTTTTAAATATGATCAAAGTTTAATAGATAGCTCTACGTGTTccatgaattaaataaaaagttctgttatttattgaacataatGTGTATGTAtctattcaattttgtttttccccgTAACCATAAGCAGCTGTAAATTTCTGACATTTGAtacttcaatatcagctgtttgTGGTTATGGTATGACTAATCGGCACATTCTGTAATGTGGCGGCTATGGCGTTACGGCTACGGGgccactaattgcagcttaagCCGGCTTTCGTTCATTCCAATTTGGAATATCCTACTTCCCTGTGGCggccataaaaatataaataggaTTAAACGGTAACCAAAAAGTTTtccttaaatatgtatgtacgctttTCGTTCAATGAAAATCTCGCTTGCTCCTGATAAACCTAAAGCCTTTGGAAAAAAGAATACCAGATCTtgcgttttattttacttacaatATCCACAGTGTTGACACCGATTGTCCCTTACTTTTGGAAATGTGAACCTTTTTAGTCAGCATCTTTAGACAAATAgggtagcccattcaattttggtataatactGAGTCAACTTAAAATGGTTTGAATTTCGCGTAGATTTTTgactatattttctttcatataacgaatgctagattgttttttttttcttttgaaacctccagatattttgttaaaatcCTCTTCaagataataaaatttcattctcTCTACGAAGCGTAATTTGGAATTCATTTAGTAATTCGTGGCATCTCCTACTCCTTTTATGACTTCTTCTCATCTTCAATGCAttgaattaacaaaatttgcacAAGTGCCGGAGAAGTATGTAGAATGCCAAGGCATTGGAAATTGGTTCCacatttcttttctattttggTTTTGAAAGCCCTGACTCTCTTCTTTAGTTCTGTCCAAAGATGCTCAATCTGGTTTAACTCAGAAGACTGCACGGCCATACAAAAACGTCAACATTaccttttctaaatcactcctTTGCCAACTTTGTTGACTATTCGTTATCCTTCATGAGCTCCTATATTAGTGGTATTTCTTCCCTTGCGCATGTAATAATAATCGTATCCAATATATCCACATATTCCACCGCTAACCTTTTGACTCTTATCGAAAATAATAGGCCTACCGCCACTTTTGTTATTTAGGTCTTCTACAAAGGTTCGCTATACAGTTATTAGCTGAGCTCCTTTAGCAAATGATCCAAAggcgaattaaaatatttcattcaaagCAACAGCaacgatttaaatttttatcccTATACTAATTTTGAGGTTGGCTACACTAACCAATAAATTGTAGACATTAAGTAAAGGCTTTTCAATCAAGGTTTCTAACAGTAAAAGGCATTGAAAAGcataaaatcacttaaaaatattgtctaaaatatgtacattaaaGAATGCATAGGTATATATAGATGAACGTGTGCATTTATAATTAAATGACTCATCTGCATCGAATATTAAGAGCAACACAACGTTTCTGAATGTTTCGAAGTTTCTTGTAATCAAATTTTCTAGGCGATGTGTCACTCGCCACACCTTTTCCAATTTCCTTAGCAGCGACTTCTGCTCTTCGTTGCACTCCCAGGCCGCGTTGCATGAGTTGTCTTACAAGAAACGCACTTttcttgtgatatttttgaaattatgtaTCTACATATCACTTTGCCAGACAAAATTGTTCCCCAGGAGCTTTGTACTCGTATGAGTATTTATTTAGCCTGTTCTATGGATTTCACTCTGTTATAGCAGCATGGCAAACGCTGCTGGTTTAACGATCTAAAGAGGTGACAAATGTAcggatatatgtatgcattttacatTTCGAGGTTATTTTTGGAACATATATAATTACACGTATTCATATACATAGGAAAGTTGGCGCGTTCCCGCTTTAACTATATTGGGGAAAGGCGCCGTGTTTAAGTGGCAGGTTGTGGATACTCTACTCGATGCCAACCGGAAAGAATTTTTAGTTGGCAAACGTATACATATACTCCGGTGCGTGTGTATgcatttactttaaatttagcTATAAATCAGGGCAGCGCAGAGTTGAGAACATTAATAGAATATGTGGGGTGGAGACTTAGGTGAGCCACACGCACTGGTGTTATGaaaacatgcatgcatacacacataacaCATAGGCATGGTATGCAACCAAATTCTAGAAGTCATTAATCACTGAAAGTTTTGATTTTagacatttgatatttttatttagttgagTATATTACGTTTCTTGTTATTGATTCAGCTTCAGCAATTTGTCGCAAACGAGAAttaaaatgtcaaagatgagctaacatatatgtatgtatatatatagtatgtatatatatatacatacatatatagttataATACATACTATGATTACGATTTTAGAGTGatgtttgtttcattttaagacacttttgtattatatttaaccACGCGAAATACAGCCGAaagttgtattaaaaattaagttagAGAACAGGCTTGGGAATTTACTACGTAATATCTCCTCGCCATCTAAAGATTTTGAGTTGTTTTGAGGCTCTAAATATacttatttaagtatttatgaaatcaGAAGCAAAAATGAGCAAAGGAAAGTTATTTAAACTATCTCAAGTGCATCTTAAGGTTGAGCGTAAGTGCCTGAAAATGAGGTCAGCATGTTTAGCTTCATaaagtgtatatacatatgtacgcattaGGATAGTCGAAACTCCTAGATTTGTTTTACCAAAaacatgaaacatttttttttattatttatccaAAGCGCTGGCGGAtagagatttaaaaatattaaaatataggtGAGTAGTTATTTTTGTCATAGAAGAAAATCACGGCAAACATCAAGAAaaggaaacatatttttttggggCATCCTAATAatacatatcgatggttttcgagaaaagtgacataattaaaaaattcaaaatactcagttgggtcagttttctagataagtgacgcgccaattcgatcacctgacaaaacgacactaacgccatctctcagaactacttcaagattcgcttatgacgcttttccagataaaaatatataaactatgtagttgatttttgcttttaacggcaaaactccgaatttgagttaattttgagttgtgtcgcttttctcgaaaaccatcgatatgtatattttaaaatttctatatcAGTCcagcgtgttgttgttgttgttgtagcattttTCTAAGCCCTGCCAGTGCATTTtagtcaccgatcgtcatcatctaactcatctaacggtagtcCCAGGAAACGTTCTGTTTCGACTGGTTGGGTCTAGTTTGGTTAGTTTCGTGCGGTGTGCCATCGCATACTGGGCATATGTATATAGTACTGAGTGGGTTCGAGAGGATTCTGGATAAATAGGAGTAATTGAACCAAAGTTACGTGGGTATCGCAAGGCAGCTgatgctttttgttgttgttgttgctattgcagTAGTATAATGTTGCTctacattccccatacatgtacgggaaatgttgctggagtgacagtccttggccgcatataaatccgggtcgttccaatAACATAGAACCGATAGTCTAGCATCCtcttgatatttaaaatttatctcACAATTAATCTCAATGTTAATTCTATTCTTATCGAGACTTGTAGTACACAAGTACATTTGCAATACTACtatctattttttatgaatatccAATTGTGAGTAAGCAAAAgtaataagaattaaaataatattcaaggAGTCACATACTACGTATGCATTTATTCAATTGAGCGACCACTTATCaatcttaattaaattttgctgttctgtattttttcgttttcttttatatcgtaccaaaacaaacaaacccACTGCACTTTCAAGTGTAGCAACACACAAGGAGTCATTCAGTCTTAGATTTGTCGTATTGGTGCGCCGAATCGGCGAATGTATGTAATTTGTGTCCAAATATGGCTGCAACCTAAAATGCACAACTCCAGGTCGCACAGACAGTAGTGGCAACGAAAATCACTGGCAAACACACATGCATTCATACttctgtatgtatttaaatcAAGCCGCATGCGCACGCGCTGTACCACGACAGCTGCAATCAAAGTAGTCCGGCGAACTGCTGCTTCATTTACttgtatttcaaataaaaacctaaatatctattttttttttattccatcgCTGCTAATTGCGACAATCTCGGCGACATaccaaaattacaaattatttttatttgtgagaTGCAAGCTGAGATGCttaattctttaaaaagttGCTACTAAGTAATTTTCTATAGATTTTTTTAgatttgaattaaatattgtTATCTTAAGATTAGATTTTCGAAGCGTCAGGTTTGCCACAAATTTCTTATCAATTAATTCGCCATATACTTTGACATTGGCAAGTTGGTACTTCTGTGAAACTTCTCTTGAAGATCAGGTTTCGAGAATACCACTTACACCTCGATCGATTCGAAACCGTAAGTTGCGAGTGCAAAGGTTTTCAAGTCTATTTGCTTAATTGCCCGTGGCTATTTTTTATAGCCTATTTGTAGTTGTATATGGTAACCAAAGTGCTATTCGCATGTTTAAAAGAATTTTGCTTGAACAAAAATGTGCAAGTGTAAAATCTGTTCCAATTATCATAGggaatcttcttcttctatttctTCTATTTCGGAATGCATTTAAAATTACTGGAAGTTTAAAGATTTCTTTGACGCTCttggttttcattattttattgtttgggCTGTTCAGATTTTAGTGTTGGTGGCTGAGTTCCTTTTCTGATTTTGTTGTGTACTTTTTTGCCGCCATTTAAAAACAGGCATAAAAGTCAGAGTAACGCCTCAAGGGGAGAGAGGACGGGCGACGGGGCAGATATAAAGGCAGGACGTAGTTTCGTTCCTCCTACGTTactggaacgacccggatttgctATagatccggccaaggactgtcattccTGTAGCActcttcgtacatatgtatatagggaATAGttttgctactacaacaacaaaaacagggcGTCGTGAACTTATTCACAGATAAGTCGAAGTTGTCGAAGTTGAACGGAAAGGTTGGTGAAGAAATATTTTGCGAGAAGCTCTCTATCAAGCAAAAGTTCAAGCCACTGAGGATGTAAGCATTTATGGGCGCAATTACGACTCTGGACTCGCTGATGGTGCGCGCGAAATAAGTCGAAGAATACCAAACTTCACTTTCAATCTTATCTGCATACTTTGAAATTAAGCTCAAATGGAAACTCGGTCAAAAGAACATTGCAGGATACTGTTGGGTTGATGACGTACCTAGCTAGGTGACTCCTGAAGATGTTTCCCCCCAAATTAAAGAAAGGAAACACCAATCTTTGAATACCTGTGATCTCATCCTAGAAAGGTGGGCCTTAAGTGATCTTAGCGATGACAAGTACACCAACTTGCGAGATACTTCTAGCCATTGATGAATCAGACGCGCTAATGAGAATTTCTTAGGCTAGCATAACACCAGTTCTCGAATTTTGTGGGTGTTATTTtcgtccgccgtagccgaatgggttggtgcgtgattaccattcggaattcacagagaggtcgttggttcgaatctcggtgaaagcaaaattaataaaaatatttttctaatagcggtcgcccctcggcaggcaatggcaaacctccgagtgtatttctgccatgaaaaacctcctcataaaaatatctgccgttcggagtcggcttgaaactgtaggtccctccatttgtggaacaacatcaagacgcacaccacaaataggagggggagctcggccaaacacctaacagaagtgtacgcgccaattatttatttatttgttttttatttattttcgtaaAAGAACGATTTTGCGGTAACAATCCATTAACGGTTCGGGCGTTTGAGGCGAATACCGAGCAAGCTACTCTCTAGATAAAGCCAAGAACCCTTGAAATACTGTCAGCTTAGGCCATCATGAATGAAATAGTGttccaaaaataatgaaaaattttccctcttgaatactgaaaaattattttttgctcaTTTCTTTCAATTTGAAGAAAGAATCCACCCTGTATGTTCGttaatacttatatatgtagtacacacaaacatacaaaaaataacgGCACTCTTATTAACTTTTATCTTATCGCAATTTTCCATTCCAGTTTTGGGAGATCATCTCAGAGGAGCACGGAATCGACAGCAATGGTATTTATATTGGCGACAGTGATCTACAATTGGAGCGTGTCAGTGTTTACTACAATGAAGCTTCTGGTAAGAAAAACGAAATAACGCAAAACTGTAAGCTAActgtgcaaaaatataaaataatatagacagaaaggaaaaaaaaaaaaacgaaatgcgTTGGAATAGCATTTTCTGCACTTCGTAAAGAAATTACTGCAATCTGAAATTGCAACAAAGAGTAGCGGCTGATGTTGCTAGCGTTATTTGTGGCGCAGGTCTATCAGTTGCATTCCCACACGACTGCTTGTACTGAATTTAACGCTAACGTAAATAAACCAATTTCCAATTTTCAACTCATTATCTCACAATTGCCCGGaggttttgcaaaaataaattctaaaacaaataaaataaaaattattaatgattGCAAAGTGTAGACGTTACAGCAAAGGCATCTTGAGGATGCATTTAGGCACAAATAGTAGGGTCggcaagttgttgttgttgttgtagcagtaatactaATAGGGTCGGCATCATCTTTTGTAGTGCAAATGCGCACTGGCCTTTATTTCGACTTGCATTGGCCGAGCTCATTGACTCCTGCCTATCGCGATACTCAAAATGAATGTATCCATATACTGGGTACTTGCCATTGTGAGTGAGAGACATGTAAATTCCGTCGCCGTGCTACCACTCATTCGTCTGATTTGGGCAGCGCTGCGTGCTTATGCTTCCTACTGTTTTAGTGCATGGCACGCATGCGTTGAAAAATGAGATAGTGCGCGTGCCGCGCATTTCGAACACTTCATAATTCTGTCATTGCGGTGATATATCAGGTGTGGGGATATTTATAGCTATAGAAGTAGGCTTGACCAAAAGAGACAAGGAGAGGAAAACCAAATTGTGTTTGCTGGTTTCCATTACATTTGCGATGTTTGTGGGCTCTTTCGAATCTCTGGATATGCGACTTCAGTATGAGTCTATTTAAATGAAAGTTCTTGTCTAAGCGGCTTTCACTTTCTATAAAAATGGTTTGTTTTATCTGTTATTTATTTGTGGCATAAATAATTAACATTCCTCTGTCTTCTTATTCATATCTATCTGTTACTATCTCGACTTGTTTCTAATGctttttcaacgattttattttGTAGCGGTGACGCGTTCCTCTGGTGGAAAATATGTGCCTCGTGCCATTCTTCTTGATCTCGAGCCCGGTACCATGGAGTCGGTGCGTTCTGGTCCGTACGGACAGCTTTTCCGCCCTGACAATTTCGTATTTGGTCAGTCGGGAGCTGGTAATAATTGGGCTAAGGGCCATTATACCGAAGGTGCCGAATTGGTGGACAATGTTCTGGATGTGGTGCGTAAGGAGTGCGAGAACTGCGACTGCTTGCAGGTAAGTGAATATCTCTATAAAAggctgattattattttttatgtacaatCCATATCTCCTTCAGGGCTTTCAATTGACGCACTCGCTGGGTGGTGGCACGGGCTCTGGCATGGGCACGTTGCTTATCTCAAAGATACGCGAAGAGTATCCTGATCGCATAATGAACACCTACTCTGTGGTGCCTTCGCCAAAGGTTTCCGACACAGTCGTCGAGCCATATAATGCGACTCTCTCGATCCATCAATTGGTGGAAAACACTGATGAGACATATTGCATTGACAACGAGGCTCTATACGATATTTGTTTCCGTACTTTGAAAGTATCCAATCCCAGTTATGGTGACTTGAATCATCTCGTATCGCTTACCATGTCCGGTGTCACCACTTGCCTGCGCTTTCCTGGCCAACTAAATGCCGATCTACGTAAACTAGCCGTCAACATGGTACCCTTCCCCCGCCTTCACTTCTTTATGCCTGGTTTTGCGCCACTAACATCGCGTGGCTCTCAACAATACCGCGCTCTGACTGTACCCGAGTTAACGCAACAAATGTTTGACGCTAAGAACATGATGGCTGCCTGCGATCCCCGACATGGCCGTTACTTGACCGTCGCTGCCGTTTTTCGTGGCCGTATGTCGATGAAGGAGGTGGACGAACAAATGTTAGCTGTGCAGAATAAGAACAGCTCATACTTCGTGGAATGGATACCGAATAATGTGAAGACAGCGGTATGTGACATCCCACCTAAGGGATTAAAGATGTCCTCGACTTTCATTGGCAATACCACCGCCATTCAAGAACTATTCAAACGTATTTCGGAACAATTCTCGGCGATGTTTAGACGCAAGGCCTTCTTGCATTGGTACACTGGCGAGGGCATGGATGAGATGGAGTTCACCGAGGCGGAGAGCAATATGAACGATCTGGTGTCGGAATATCAGCAATATCAGGAGGCTACCGCAGACGATGAATTCGATCAGGAGGTGAATCAAGAGGAGGTGGAGGGCGATTGTATTTAATGTAGAGACCAGAGGAATGGGGAGCGTGCGTGGTGCGGTGGGAAGGAGAAGAACAACAAATTTTGCGTTAGGAGAACGTTTGTGGCTATCGGGTATGCGTTTTGATTGGAGGGAGAGGTACGACAGCTGTGGCATACTTTAGCGCACCTACGCATAGCAACAACAACCCGACTGTACTGCTTTCCGCCGCATTCATGTTCATAGCTGGAAGCGAGACATTTACTATACAAgacaaaaagcaaaacaacaaaaaaattaaatttaatttagtatttcGCACGTAAAAAGAAATGTTCCATTCTTAATCGAGTTTATTGTATAACGCGTATGTAGTTGAAAATATCGGCACACACATACTCAGGCATGCACACAAATTCATATATTCAAGCATACATTCATACGAGTCATATTCACacacctgtgtgtgtgtgtttatagtCAAAAGTTTCAAATCGtattcgaacacattttttatacactttaagGGCACGTCTATCGCATTTCTCTGCTAGTTCTattgaaactttttatgaaaacattaaaaagaacTTGTCATTACTTTTCATAAACTCACATCTTTCAACCTAAAACACtattcatttttgataataGTTTAACgttacactcatacatacatatcattaAATTCTCCATAATTGTCATCCATAAAAACTTTCCACTATTTCCACTTTCTCTTCgcattttcattcaatttgaacATCGATTTTAGTAGTTTTAACATTTgatatttgcataaataaagCCTTAATAAAAACTTCCTTAGATTTAGCATCTTAAGTATTAACTGAATTTTAATACGAATAGTTTGATATTTATTTGTGACATCTAACTCTAAATTTATCATTCAGTTCGTTTCAGAGAGTCACCCCAGTTTTTCTATAAATTGCGTAAAGGCGAGTTTTCATGCAGTTCCACGAGCTGGTCAAATCGAAAcgaattgttgttgctttcaataCAGATATGATAAAATTGTAAGGTGGAATGATTTAGCTGTCTACGCCGACACGGCGTCTACGTCTACTGAATTAAATCAGACATGCTTCACACGTTGAAAGATTATTTAAACTTCTGCATAAACTGCCAAGCATCACTGAACGGCTATGCAAACTCGCCTTAACCAAAGTAAAATCTTCaacagcaaatttaattttacttgtctctttataaaatatttaaaattaagttattgtGGCAATATCCGTACCCAGAGGTATGAAACGAATATTTTGGCTAAATTTTATGAAGtggaaaaatcaaagaaaattcagaaaagaaaaaactatatcaggaattaatttcataaataataatttcacatggtattttgattaatatataagaattttcttatttttaataaaactgtgTCTTATTTTTACTGTtcgtaataaaatcaaaattttaaatttgttatttaaataaaaattaacggaAATACCATTGCCTTGCTTTGTTTCTTCGCCCACGATAAAATCGGCAAGTATTTTGTATTGTCTTCCTTGcggtatatttaaatattttgacccAAAATGTGGTGGTTtgctactaaaataaaataccatGTACTCATCAAACGCTAAAAATAAAGgtgtattgaaaataaataaattatttctgcATAATATTGAAGGCGTTTTTAGCATGGTAAGCTAGGTTGCGGTGGCTGCCACTCTCAGTCAGAATGCAGAAGGGTCCATATAAGCCTAGGGGCcccccattgtgatgccacctCTTTGCGCACAAATCTGCCCCTCTTAATTCCCGATGAGGTGCAACCATTTTGTCTCTCTGATAAAcgatgaaaaaatttggttgGTTTCTATTCCAAGTCTATCAGagggtatgttcaacaatgcattataatgcgcaacataccatttcagagtgagcagtgcgttcaaaaatgcaaatatggcagtactgcaaatgcaacgcgttcttaaacgtcatttttgtatcaaaagtcgtTTTTGTATGCCAAAGTCGCGAAGCGCATGGCGATAAGGATTCCAAGATCTGGAAGCACGTTTTATTTGCAGATGCAAGCAAGTTTAACAGATTTAGGTCAGATGGGCAATTATATGTGTGGAGAAGACACATGTGTAGGTCGGTAATGGTATGGAGTTGTATGTCCGCTGCTGGTACTAGAAATTTATGCTTTATTAACGTCAATATGAACTACAAACAATACCTAACAGTTATGAAAAATTCGGTCCAAAGAGCTGAAAATTTGGGAAGTAAGGACAATTTCCAGTACTATCGAGACAACGATAACAAGCATAAGGCACTTGATGCCCGTATGCGGGTTATGCACCTCCACCCTCTCCAGACATCAATGTAATGTGGGCTCATTTGGAAAACCAACTGAAAAAGCATGTTATTAGAAACAAGAAAGACCTAGAAAATGCTATTACAGAAGAGTGGGTGAAAATAGATCCTTTAATATGCAAAAGCGCTGGTCGAATCCATGCCAAGAAGACTGAATGCTGTGAAAATAAcgactattattttttcttaaatattttttgcttaactGTACTTTATTAGTCCAAGTTCTTTTTTGTCAcgcattttttaagttttctatgaacgaatgagttgaagtttatttatgttttttgtagtttCGAAAAATACACTTGAAGAAGGAAATTAAATGTGACTATAAACGCATTagatttgtattttaatatatatttttttatttaaaactatatCACTTGGGTTTCCGAGTTCATTGTTGAGCCACTGTATCCTCCGAAGAGTTCCGAAAACTTTTGAGTACCCAGTATTGCCAAGGTGGACAAGCACTAAATCGGATTGCATTGTAATTGACCCGAAATTTGGCATAGATGGGGAGAAGGCCCAGTAGAGTCTATACTGTAATAAGCATGAATGTCATCCTTTGTCCCCTTTCAAATTTGCTCTTTGATGCCATATTTTCCAATGTTAGCCATATTTTCCAGGATAGACCTCACAACCATAGTGTACGGCCTAGAATAATCCCGAGGTACTTTGCCTACATAGACTATTAGTTTCTAAATAGTGCCAATCTTTGCTAAATTCCAGGGAGCACTGGATTTGGCGAATGATTTCGAtggtttttttctgattgatcGAAATGTTTACACTGAACACGAAtaagaaaatgataaaaatctTTAAAGGTAAAATCTTTGGGTGAGAGATTTGTG is a genomic window of Anastrepha ludens isolate Willacy chromosome 6, idAnaLude1.1, whole genome shotgun sequence containing:
- the LOC128865889 gene encoding tubulin beta-3 chain, yielding MREIVHLQAGQCGNQIGAKFWEIISEEHGIDSNGIYIGDSDLQLERVSVYYNEASAVTRSSGGKYVPRAILLDLEPGTMESVRSGPYGQLFRPDNFVFGQSGAGNNWAKGHYTEGAELVDNVLDVVRKECENCDCLQGFQLTHSLGGGTGSGMGTLLISKIREEYPDRIMNTYSVVPSPKVSDTVVEPYNATLSIHQLVENTDETYCIDNEALYDICFRTLKVSNPSYGDLNHLVSLTMSGVTTCLRFPGQLNADLRKLAVNMVPFPRLHFFMPGFAPLTSRGSQQYRALTVPELTQQMFDAKNMMAACDPRHGRYLTVAAVFRGRMSMKEVDEQMLAVQNKNSSYFVEWIPNNVKTAVCDIPPKGLKMSSTFIGNTTAIQELFKRISEQFSAMFRRKAFLHWYTGEGMDEMEFTEAESNMNDLVSEYQQYQEATADDEFDQEVNQEEVEGDCI